The following coding sequences lie in one Takifugu flavidus isolate HTHZ2018 chromosome 4, ASM371156v2, whole genome shotgun sequence genomic window:
- the ubap1 gene encoding ubiquitin-associated protein 1 produces MATRKSVSDAYNNGPISYLDDVPFKINDKFRCPAKVGLPVGFCPPDCVSLLMNTQYDFSLERRSVRWGVELAEARAAEARAQEAKQEAESRACPQVQDTDGGGGQKAPPAAEDQDLLPPALNPVLAGLSHDAILTPLPAPSFGPRKAQPSTPQLHSLNLADFEREEDPFDKLELKTLDDKEELRNILQSQTQPLPPPSVSPPVLPQSGSASRGSSPSPPSVSTSLPAKPGFTHKPNGLVALLDMDSAGPPGRAGFDADDRPCNIRSLSFPKLSDSGDSEPLRYSPLPVPVPRKNLPNGSPSSVPKNQIIVVPEPPNNTKSGAPKPTNPGSGPTGLPCGGALLSMTPAEQQCVETLVGMGYSYEGVLRAMQRQGQNVEQVLDYLFLHGRLCERGFDAGAVEECLEMYQCSEEKALQFLQLMSRFGEMGFERDAIKEVLLVHNNDQDKALEDLMARAAAS; encoded by the exons ATGGCTACGAGGAAGTCAGTGTCAGATGCGTACAACAATG GACCCATCAGCTACCTTGATGACGTTCCCTTCAAGATCAACGACAAATTTCGCTGCCCGGCAAAAGTGGGGCTGCCTGTTGGGTTCTGTCCACCCGACTGCGTCTCCTTGCTGATGAACACACAG TATGACTTTTCCTTGGAGAGACGAAGTGTGCGCTGGGGGGTTGAGCTGGCTGAGGCCCGGGCCGCCGAGGCCAGAGCTCAAGAGGCCAAGCAGGAGGCAGAGAGCAGGGCGTGTCCACAGGTCCAGGACActgatggtggaggaggccagAAAGCGCCGCCTGCTGCTGAGGACCAGGATTTACTACCACCAGCGTTGAACCCTGTTTTGGCAGGCCTGAGCCACGACGCTATCCTCACCCCGCTGCCTGCCCCCAGCTTTGGCCCCAGGAAAGCACAACCTAGCACTCCCCAGCTGCACAGCCTCAACCTTGCAGACTTTGAGCGGGAAGAGGACCCGTTTGACAAGCTGGAGCTAAAAACCTTGGATGATAAAGAGGAGCTCAGGAACATTCTTCAGAGTCAAACGCAACCTCTACCGCCTCCTTCAGTATCGCCACCAGTGCTCCCCCAGAGCGGGTCAGCCTCCCGTGGCAGCAGCCCGTCCCCCCCCAGCGTCAGTACCAGCCTCCCAGCCAAACCTGGTTTTACCCATAAACCCAATGGGTTGGTTGCCTTGCTTGACATGGACAGTGCGGGACCCCCAGGACGAGCAGGGTTCGACGCAGATGATCGGCCGTGCAACATCCGCTCCCTGTCTTTTCCCAAGCTCTCGGATTCCGGCGACTCGGAGCCGCTGAGGTAcagcccacttcctgttcccgtTCCCCGGAAGAACCTCCCCAACGGCAGCCCGTCATCCGTACCCAAGAACCAAATCATTGTTGTTCCAGAACCACCCAATAATACCAAGAGTGGTGCCCCAAAGCCG ACCAACCCAGGATCGGGGCCCACCGGCCTCCCCTGTGGCGGAGCGCTGCTCAGCATGACCCCCGCCGAGCAGCAGTGCGTGGAGACCCTCGTGGGCATGGGCTACTCTTATGAAGGGGTCTTACGGGCCATGCAAAGACAAGGGCAGAACGTGGAGCAG GTGCTGGACTACCTCTTCCTCCATGGACGCCTGTGCGAGCGGGGCTTCGACGCAGGCGCGGTGGAGGAATGTTTAGAGATGTACCAGTGTTCGGAGGAAAAG GCGCTGCAGTTTCTTCAGCTCATGTCCAGATTCGGGGAGATGGGATTCGAGCGGGACGCCATCAAGGAGGTGCTGCTGGTCCATAACAACGATCAAGACAAGGCTTTAGAGGACCTAATGGCTCGCGCCGCGGCGAGCTGA
- the ube2r2 gene encoding ubiquitin-conjugating enzyme E2 R2, translated as MAHQATPSSQKALMMELKSLQEQPLEGFRITLVTESDLYNWQVAIFGPPNTLYEGGYFKAHIKFPVDYPYSPPTFRFLTKMWHPNIYENGDVCISILHPPVDDPQSGELPSERWNPTQNVRTILLSVISLLNEPNTFSPANVDASVMFRKWRDSKGKDKEYAEIIRKQVLSTAAEAERDGVKVPTTLAEYCVQTRVPSQDSSSDLLYDDLYDDDMEQEDEEDDDSELESVGEAGGFSGVEDGGMSTRCYDDQDDSGNEES; from the exons ATGGCCCACCAGGCGACCCCTAGTTCCCAGAAGGCCCTGATGATGGAGCTGAAgtccctgcaggagcagccgTTGGAAGGCTTCCGCATCACTCTGGTGACTGAGTCTGACCTCTATAACTGGCAGGTGGCTATCTTCGGCCCCCCAAACACCCTGTACGAGGGAGGCTACTTTAAG GCTCACATCAAATTCCCGGTGGACTACCCGTACTCGCCGCCAACCTTCCGCTTCCTCACCAAGATGTGGCATCCTAACATCTACGAG AACGGAGATGTGTGCATCTCCATCCTGCACCCGCCGGTGGACGACCCCCAGAGCGGGGAGCTTCCCTCCGAAAGGTGGAACCCCACCCAGAACGTCAG GACGATCCTCCTCAGCGTGATCTCTCTGCTCAACGAGCCCAACACCTTCTCGCCGGCCAACGTGGACGCGTCCGTCATGTTCCGCAAATGGAGGGACAGCAAAGGCAAAGACAAGGAGTACGCGGAGATCATCAG GAAGCAGGTGCTGTCGACGGCGGCCGAGGCGGAGCGCGACGGAGTCAAGGTGCCGACCACTCTGGCGGAGTACTGCGTCCAGACCCGGGTCCCCTCCCAGGACAGCAGCTCGGACCTCCTCTACGACGACCTGTACGACGACGACatggagcaggaggacgaggaggacgacgacAGCGAGCTGGAGTCCGTCGGCGAGGCCGGCGGCTTCAGCGGCGTGGAGGACGGCGGGATGTCCACCAGGTGTTACGATGACCAGGACGACTCTGGCAACGAGGAATCATGA
- the nudt2 gene encoding bis(5'-nucleosyl)-tetraphosphatase [asymmetrical], whose amino-acid sequence MAVRACGLIVFRLLANCVPPKDNIEYLLLQTSYGKHHWTPPKGHVDPGEDDLTTALRETQEEAGLTAEHLRVIDGFVQQLRYEVQGKPKEVLYWLAELRDPETELTLSDEHQDYRWARLEDACSLAQYKDMQDTLRAAHQYLETWKHKQ is encoded by the exons ATGGCCGTCCGTGCTTGTGGCCTCATCGTGTTCCGTCTTCTGGCCAACTGTGTTCCCCCGAAGGACAACATCGAGTACCTGCTTCTACAGACCTCTTACGGAAAACACCACTGGACTCCACCCAAAG GCCACGTGGATCCAGGCGAGGATGACCTCACCACTGCTCTCAGAGAGACCCAGGAGGAGGCCGGGCTGACGGCCGAGCACCTGCGGGTCATTGACGgttttgtgcagcagctgcgCTATGAGGTACAAGGCAAACCCAAAGAAGTGCTGTACTGGCTGGCCGAGCTGAGAGACCCGGAGACGGAGCTCACCTTGTCTGATGAGCACCAGGACTACCGCTGGGCCCGGCTGGAGGACGCTTGCTCTCTGGCTCAGTACAAAGACATGCAGGACACGCTGAGAGCTGCACACCAGTACTTGGAGACGTGGAAGCACAAACAGtga
- the rfesd gene encoding Rieske domain-containing protein, which translates to MEEEEQPRRGPHFVGKKDELIEAKRTLITVGGRDILVLHHQGVFYALDCYCYHSGGNLQNGDIEELGSRLCITCPKHKYKISLAEGEGMFKGSDTTVKPPVAKWYTKGVKQRVHAVTETNGDVYITLSDDRCYIESDYYQGEVGKERRAKAAAQEKAS; encoded by the exons atggaggaggaagagcagcccAGAAGAGGTCCTCATTTTGTGGGGAAGAAAGATGAACTAATTGAAGCAAAGCGCACTCTTATAACAGTAGGAGGCCGGGATATACTGGTCCTCCACCACCAAGGAGTCTTCTACGCTCTGGACTGTTATTGCTACC ATTCTGGGGGAAACCTGCAGAATGGAGACATTGAG GAACTTGGCAGCAGGCTGTGCATCACCTGTCCAAAACACAAGTACAAGATCTCTCTGGCCGAAGGGGAGGGAATGTTCAAGGGCTCTGACACCACGGTCAAACCACCTGTGGCCAAATGGTACACCAAGGGGGTGAAGCAGCGGGTCCACGCCGTCACCGAGACCAACGGGGACGTCTACATCACGCTCTCTGACGACAGGTGCTACATCGAGTCGGACTACTACCAGGGGGAAGTAGGCAAAGAGAGGAGGGCCAAAGCTGCAGCGCAGGAGAAAGCATCCTGA